In the Aneurinibacillus soli genome, one interval contains:
- the bioW gene encoding 6-carboxyhexanoate--CoA ligase, with product MENHSLYSLRMRAAQGGAHECGGLHISGGERLSTAEDVEILVSQLLRKAMSHSRGTADFISIVMEKVDQQEVECLSPLPILTYDVHTPEEGRQQAAMLLKQLFISDTAIQNGLDMLASSHNWRGAVLLDSQSGKRIDNRGDRGIRVSRMDWEKSKYHLWQNQYPSLTSSRIAEAIALATKVAGSPYTVAELCWSDDPEYVTGYVGSSEMGYCRISHLKRKGELSGGRIFFVKEGTDIESYIEYLERKPVWIG from the coding sequence ATGGAAAACCATTCTCTTTATAGTTTACGAATGCGTGCAGCACAGGGGGGAGCCCATGAATGTGGGGGGCTTCATATTTCAGGAGGAGAGAGGCTAAGTACAGCCGAAGATGTGGAAATACTCGTAAGCCAGCTGCTTCGCAAAGCAATGAGTCATAGCCGTGGCACAGCAGATTTTATCTCGATCGTCATGGAAAAGGTAGATCAGCAGGAAGTTGAGTGTCTATCTCCTCTTCCGATTTTGACATATGACGTACATACACCCGAAGAAGGAAGACAGCAGGCGGCTATGTTACTGAAGCAGCTTTTTATTTCAGATACAGCCATTCAGAACGGGTTGGACATGCTTGCCTCTTCGCATAATTGGCGGGGAGCGGTGTTACTTGATAGTCAAAGTGGAAAACGGATCGATAATCGCGGCGATCGGGGGATACGGGTATCTCGCATGGATTGGGAAAAAAGTAAGTACCACTTGTGGCAGAATCAATATCCCTCCCTTACGTCTTCCCGTATTGCAGAAGCGATTGCTTTAGCAACGAAAGTCGCAGGCTCTCCTTATACAGTAGCGGAACTTTGCTGGTCCGATGATCCCGAGTATGTGACAGGATATGTGGGAAGCAGTGAGATGGGGTACTGTAGGATTTCTCATTTAAAAAGAAAGGGTGAGCTTTCCGGCGGGCGGATATTTTTTGTAAAAGAAGGAACAGACATTGAGTCATATATTGAGTATCTGGAACGAAAGCCGGTCTGGATTGGATAA
- the lgt gene encoding prolipoprotein diacylglyceryl transferase, translating to MFVLAIILGTGFTVTLAKLQKKDHLAEHLLNLLIPLMIGALIGSRFWAVFFFDWGFYSQHPEEIIAIWHGGLSIQGGIVGAILVGIWYVRKHSLSFWEMADLCAPGLVLGQSIGRDANLMNGDAFGDPTGSNFGILYPEGTLARERYGDQPLWPAEVWEGQMDVIIFAILMILMQRRLKRGYLFLAYNILYNTGRFVLEMLRGDSPRYLFHWTAAQWTSISVILISLAIGLYFHFTSLHKNQGQV from the coding sequence TTGTTTGTTTTAGCTATTATTCTTGGCACAGGATTTACGGTAACATTAGCCAAGCTACAGAAAAAAGATCATCTTGCTGAGCATTTATTAAACCTGCTCATTCCATTAATGATTGGAGCCCTTATTGGCTCAAGGTTTTGGGCTGTATTTTTCTTCGACTGGGGATTTTACTCGCAACACCCGGAAGAAATCATTGCGATCTGGCATGGTGGATTATCCATTCAGGGAGGGATTGTAGGAGCTATTTTAGTTGGAATCTGGTATGTACGAAAACACTCGTTATCTTTTTGGGAAATGGCTGATTTATGCGCCCCTGGTCTCGTGCTTGGACAAAGCATTGGCCGAGATGCCAATCTCATGAATGGGGATGCTTTTGGGGATCCAACAGGAAGCAATTTCGGCATTTTGTATCCCGAAGGTACACTTGCAAGGGAAAGATACGGAGATCAACCGTTGTGGCCTGCCGAAGTATGGGAGGGGCAAATGGATGTTATCATCTTCGCTATCCTAATGATTCTCATGCAGAGAAGATTAAAACGAGGTTATTTATTTCTTGCTTATAATATCCTGTATAACACAGGACGATTTGTATTAGAGATGCTTCGTGGCGATTCTCCAAGGTATCTGTTTCACTGGACAGCAGCACAATGGACATCAATAAGCGTTATTCTTATTTCACTAGCAATCGGTCTGTATTTCCATTTTACGTCCCTTCATAAAAATCAAGGTCAGGTATAA